One segment of Solanum stenotomum isolate F172 chromosome 1, ASM1918654v1, whole genome shotgun sequence DNA contains the following:
- the LOC125853869 gene encoding mitogen-activated protein kinase kinase kinase 18-like — MAEFSKCSCLKPTKWLKGKVIGSGSFGSVHLAMDKATGGFFVLKSTDSEAGFKFLENEVEILENLDSPHIVKFIGKDLSFEANGKRKLSLFLEFMTGGSLADVAEKFGGSLDEEVICLYTKGILKGLKYLHENGIVHCDLKCKNILLGTSGEIKLADLGCAKRIKDHKVKGITKSLSKSIGGTPLWMAPEILRNEELDFAADIWSLGCTIIEMATGKTPWGGDICTNPLAAVLKIACSNEMPQFPSHFSDVGLDFLIKCLERDSKKRWKVEQLLDHPFVSKGNSVKIKNFKVASTPASVLDGGIFSEMDFSDDQLSSDEDESMSGNALRDHGFWISTRGGKMDLESSESWINVRN; from the coding sequence ATGGCTGAATTTTCCAAATGTTCATGTCTTAAGCCTACTAAGTGGTTGAAAGGAAAAGTGATTGGATCAGGATCATTTGGGAGTGTTCATTTGGCAATGGACAAGGCGACCGGAGGATTTTTCGTGTTGAAATCTACAGACTCAGAGGCAGGATTTAAGTTTCTTGAGAATGAAGTTGAAATTCTTGAGAATTTGGATTCACCACATATTGTTAAATTCATTGGTAAAGATTTGTCTTTTGAAGCAAATGGTAAGAGAAAGCTGagtctttttcttgaatttatgACAGGAGGGAGTTTAGCTGATGTAGCAGAGAAATTTGGAGGGTCATTAGATGAAGAAGTAATTTGTTTGTATACAAAAGGAATAttaaaaggtttaaaatatCTTCATGAAAATGGAATTGTGCATTGTGATCTCAAGTGTAAGAATATATTGTTAGGTACTAGTGGAGAAATCAAATTAGCAGATTTAGGATGtgcaaaaagaataaaagaccATAAGGTAAAAGGCATAACAAAATCTCTATCAAAGTCTATTGGTGGCACACCTTTATGGATGGCACCAGAGATTTTGAGGAATGAAGAGTTAGATTTTGCTGCTGATATATGGTCTTTAGGTTGCACAATAATCGAAATGGCGACGGGGAAAACGCCATGGGGAGGTGATATATGTACAAATCCCCTGGCTGCAGTGTTGAAAATTGCTTGTAGTAATGAAATGCCACAATTTCCATCACATTTTTCTGATGTTGGTTTGGATTTCTTGATTAAATGTTTGGAAAGGGATAGTAAAAAGAGGTGGAAAGTTGAACAATTGCTTGATCATCCATTTGTTTCAAAGGGTAATTcagtaaaaatcaagaattttaaaGTTGCTAGTACACCTGCTAGTGTTTTAGACGGTGGAATTTTCTCCGAGATGGATTTCTCAGATGATCAATTATCAAGTGATGAAGATGAATCTATGAGTGGAAATGCATTACGCGATCACGGGTTTTGGATCTCAACAAGAGGAGGGAAAATGGACTTGGAATCATCAGAAAGTTGGATTAATGTGAGGAATTAG
- the LOC125844327 gene encoding uncharacterized protein At5g08430-like isoform X3 — MAKKRGKPTLNKTEIAEDWCFECKDGGKLMICDYGDCLKAYHPACVGKDDSVLTSDIHWICGWHTCLVCQKSSNYQCYCCDRAVCSRCIGRINFVLLKGKHGFCNNCLKLALLVEEDRNIDSDGESVDLRDRETYEGLFKEYYEIVKEKEGFDKNSLLAGKAKLNKEKICQISSDSDKHSEEENEHSEEEDEQISSDNGDFSDGEPQKKRLKKKRCTQQKTKMQRSVNSKKKVFVGWGSKALIDFLQFTGQDTREKLSQYDVTSIVTKYIKEHNLIHPVKKRRILCDVRLQAVFGKKVVNRHRIFSLLESHFLENEEQLQKDELDHDLEDDDTEILVAPKTEKKVEQKKISSIWYSTAAQSQYAALIPENIKLVYMKRSLVQEMIKQPEAIETKIIGSFVRLKLDPRDYEQRNSHQLVQIAVSVSGIKLRSSDKCNSETLIQVSNMARDVSLTMLSDDEFCKEECDDLKEKVKAGLLEKLTIVELEQKAKILHEDITKHRIARELELLQKLIDRANEKGWRHDLFQHLEKRKLLQQASYLSFVLQNIPAVIPEEVELESLDRNDNQMHQCSDETTPMKQNIPGTTPEKVELEPLSKDEKDDNQMHQCADETTPAVAIKCEPKDGAPCSGS; from the exons ATGGCAAAGAAGAGGGGTAAGCCGACTTTGAACAAAACAGAAATTGCAGAAGATTGGTGCTTTGAATGTAAAGATGGAGGAAAGCTCATGATTTGTGATTATGG GGACTGTTTGAAAGCTTATCACCCTGCATGTGTGGGGAAAGATGACTCAGTCTTGACAAGTGATATCCATTGGATATGTG GATGGCATACATGCTTAGTTTGCCAGAAAAGTTCAAATTATCAATGTTATTGTTGTGATAGAGCTGTATGCTCTCGCTGCATTGGTCGTATCAATTTTGTCCTTCTTAAAGGGAAGCATGGATTCTGCAATAACTGCCTAAAGCTCGCATTGCTTGTGGAAGAAGACAGAAATATTGATTCTGATGGG GAAAGTGTAGACCTCAGAGATCGGGAAACATACGAGGGCCTTTTCAAGGAGTATTACGAgatagtaaaagaaaaagaaggatttGACAAGAATAGTCTCCTTGCTGGTAAGGCTAAACTAAATAAGGAGAAGATTTGCCAAATTAGCTCTGATTCAGATAAACATAGTGAAGAAGAGAACGAACACAGTGAAGAAGAGGATGAGCAGATTTCTTCAGACAATGGAGATTTCAGTGACGGAGAACCTCAGAAGAAAAGgcttaaaaagaaaagatgtaCACAGCAGAAAACAAAGATGCAAAGAAGTgtcaattcaaagaaaaaagtaTTTGTTGGATGGGGATCAAAAGCTCTTATTGACTTTCTTCAGTTTACTGGTCAAGATACCAGAGAAAAATTATCCCAATATGATGTCACATCAATAGTAaccaaatatataaaagaacatAACCTAATCCATCCAGTTAAAAAGAGAAGAATCCTTTGTGATGTTCGGTTACAAGCTGTTTTTGGGAAGAAAGTGGTAAACAGACACAGAATATTTAGCCTCCTTGAAAgccattttcttgaaaatgaggAGCAATTACAAAAGGATGAGCTTGATCATGATCTTGAAGACGATGACACAGAAATTTTGGTGGCTCCTAAAACTGAGAAAAAGGTTGAACAAAAGAAGATATCCTCAATTTGGTATTCAACTGCAGCACAAAGTCAATATGCAGCCTTGATTCCTGAAAATATCAAACTCGTTTACATGAAGAGGAGCTTAGTGCAGGAGATGATCAAGCAGCCCGAGGCCATTGAAACCAAGATTATAGGAAGTTTTGTTCGGCTCAAGTTAGATCCACGTGACTATGAGCAGCGTAACTCTCATCAGCTTGTGCAAATTGCAG tgaGTGTTTCAGGGATCAAGCTCAGATCAAGTGATAAGTGCAATAGCGAGACTTTAATTCAAGTTTCAAATATGGCCAGAGATGTTAGCTTGACCATGCTTTCAGATGATGAGTTTTGTAAG GAAGAATGCGATGATCTGAAGGAGAAGGTGAAAGCGGGTCTGCTTGAAAAGCTTACAATT GTGGAGCTTGAACAGAAAGCTAAAATCCTTCACGAGGACATCACAAAGCAT AGGATTGCTCGAGAGCTGGAATTGCTGCAAAAACTCATTGATCGAGCAAATGAGAAAGGATGGAGACATGA TCTTTTCCAGCATCTGGAGAAAAGAAAGCTCCTACAGCAAGCTTCGTACCTGTCATTTGTGCTGCAGAATATTCCTGCAGTGATTCCAGAGGAAGTAGAGCTTGAATCTCTTGATCGGAATGACAATCAGATGCACCAATGCTCAGATGAGACAACCCCTATGAAACAAAATATTCCTGGAACGACTCCCGAGAAAGTAGAGCTTGAACCTCTATCTAAGGACGAGAAGGATGACAATCAGATGCATCAATGTGCAGATGAGACAACTCCTGCTGTAGCTATCAAATGTGAACCGAAAGATGGAGCACCTTGCTCAGGTAGTTAG
- the LOC125861032 gene encoding uncharacterized protein LOC125861032 isoform X2 encodes MTSKELPSVTFAIAAEENDAVHVSECPFFVISGDSQGITAKDMWNEVKKHGSFDHLQSEEKSMPSEPGSLVGAAVAASLTIPADDVRSATFSLAWACPEINFGGGKTYQRRYTKFYGTTGHAAAKIAHDAIQEHTQWESQIEEWQKPIIEDKRLPEWYPITLFNELYYLNAGGTIWTDGLPPVQSVSTIGKRFSIERSSSDVERSAHLTHSDGTAVSILERMGSVFEELHTPVSVNAAIGTNLLQKGEENIGQFLYLEGIEYHMCNTYDVHFYASFALAMLFPKLELSIQRDYAAAVMMHDPSKRKLLDDGMSATRNVLGALPHDIGMDDPWFEVNYYCLYNTDRWKDLNPKFVLQVYRDFVATGDKKFVEAVWPSVYMAIAFMDQFDKDGDGMIENDGFPDQTYDVWSVSGVSAYCGGLWVAALQAASALAREVGDKGSEDYFWFKFQKAKEVYQKLWNGSYFNYDNSGSAVSSSIQADQLAGQWYARACGLLPIVDEEKAKTALETVFNFNVMKVKDGRRGAVNGMRPSGEPDSSSLQSREIWSGVTYAVAAAMIHEDMADTGFKTAAGVYETVWSEDGFGYAFQTPEGWNTEGRYRALGYMRPLAIWAMQWALNPPKIPKQEVKPKLEADSLSRQHAGFQAVARLLKLPKEKDARSVFQVLFDYTCKRITG; translated from the exons AT GACTTCCAAAGAACTTCCTTCTGTGACTTTTGCAATTGCAGCAGAGGAAAATGATGCAGTTCACGTCTCTGAGTGTCCTTTCTTTGTGATATCTGGTGACTCCCAGGGTATTACAGCAAAAGACATGTGGAATGAAGTTAAAAAG CATGGATCCTTTGACCACCTTCAATCTGAGGAAAAGTCAATGCCTTCTGAACCGGGATCACTTGTTGGAGCGGCAGTTGCAGCTTCACTAACTATTCCAGCAGATGATGTAAGAAGTGCAACATTCTCATTGGCATGGGCCTGCCCTGAAATTAATTTTGGAGGTGGTAAAACTTATCAGAG GCGCTACACTAAGTTTTATGGTACTACGGGTCATGCTGCTGCAAAAATTGCACATGATGCTATCCAAG AGCATACTCAGTGGGAGTCACAAATAGAAGAATGGCAAAAACCTATTATTGAAGACAAGAGGCTACCCGAATG GTACCCAATAACACTCTTCAATGAGCTCTATTATTTAAATGCAGGAGGGACAATTTGGACAG atggATTGCCACCAGTTCAAAGTGTATCAACAATTGGGAAAAGATTTTCCATTGAAAGATCTAGTTCGGATGTTGAGAGAAGTGCTCATTTAACCCATTCAGATGGCACTGCTGTTAGCATTCTTGAGAGGATGGGTTCGGTGTTTGAGGAACTTCATACTCCTGTCTCAGTAAATGCTGCTATCGGAACAAATCTTCTTCAGAAGGGAGAGGAAAATATTGGCCAGTTCCTCTACCTTGAAGGAATTGAATATCATATGTGTAACACATATGATGTTCATTTTTATGCATCGTTTGCTTTGGCCATGCTATTCCCAAAACttgaacttagcatacaacgaGACTATGCAGCTGCTGTGATGATGCATGATCCTAGTAAGAGAAAACTCTTGGATGATGGAATGTCAGCGACAAGGAATGTTCTTGGCGCTCTTCCTCATGATATTGGAATGGATGATCCATGGTTTGAAGTAAATTACTATTGCCTGTATAACACAGATAGGTGGAAAGATTTGAACCCAAAATTTGTTCTTCAAGTTTACAGGGATTTTGTTGCGACAGGTGACAAAAAGTTTGTTGAAGCTGTTTGGCCGTCTGTGTATATGGCAATAGCTTTCATGGACCAATTTGATAAGGATGGGGATGGGATGATCGAAAATGATGGATTTCCTGATCAGACATATGATGTATGGTCTGTCTCTGGTGTGAGTGCTTACTGTGGTGGCCTATGGGTGGCAGCTTTGCAGGCTGCATCAGCCCTAGCTCGAGAAGTAGGTGACAAGGGTTCTGAAGACTACTTTTGGTTTAAGTTTCAAAAAGCAAAGGAAGTTTATCAAAAATTGTGGAATGGTTCTTACTTCAACTATGATAATAGTGGCAGTGCCGTAAGCTCATCGATTCAAGCTGATCAATTGGCTGGCCAATG GTATGCTCGAGCATGTGGTCTTCTACCAAttgttgatgaagaaaaagCTAAAACCGCACTTGAGACAGTGTTCAATTTCAATGTCATGAAGGTCAAGGATGGGAGGCGTGGAGCAGTGAATGGAATGCGGCCCAGTGGGGAACCTGACTCATCTAGTTTGCAATCAAGGGAGATATGGTCTGGAGTTACATATGCTGTAGCTGCAGCCATGATTCATGAAGACATGGCAGATACCGGATTTAAAACTGCAGCTGGAGTCTATGAAACTGTTTGGTCTGAAGATGGCTTTGG CTATGCTTTTCAGACCCCAGAAGGTTGGAACACAGAAGGCCGATATAGAGCTCTGGGTTACATGCGTCCTTTGGCAATCTGGGCTATGCAGTGGGCATTAAACCCACCTAAGATTCCCAAGCAAGAGGTGAAGCCAAAACTGGAGGCAGATTCATTGTCTAGGCAACATGCTGGTTTTCAAGCGGTAGCTCGTCTTCTAAAGCTGCCCAAAGAGAAAGATGCTAGAAGTGTTTTTCAGGTCCTTTTCGATTACACCTGTAAAAGAATAACAGGCTAA
- the LOC125861032 gene encoding uncharacterized protein LOC125861032 isoform X1 — translation MLINGSNKGEGECCKDREVTVDPAKLPSLTWQRKLNCDDISLSEFNLKLKEMVTLAPLGFRLWKYLQEEKAKGKDALFINPFIKRVYSSCQGVPIGGMGAGSIGRSFKGEFLRWQIFPRICEDKPVLANQFSIFVTRPNGEKYSTVLCPRTPNDSSASGIGSWDWNLGGQNSTYHGLYPRAWTVYNGEPDPALRIVCRQISPFIPHNYKESSLPTSVFTFTLHNLGNTSADVTLLFTWANSAGGDSGISGHHFNSKFRTEDGVQGVLLHHMTSKELPSVTFAIAAEENDAVHVSECPFFVISGDSQGITAKDMWNEVKKHGSFDHLQSEEKSMPSEPGSLVGAAVAASLTIPADDVRSATFSLAWACPEINFGGGKTYQRRYTKFYGTTGHAAAKIAHDAIQEHTQWESQIEEWQKPIIEDKRLPEWYPITLFNELYYLNAGGTIWTDGLPPVQSVSTIGKRFSIERSSSDVERSAHLTHSDGTAVSILERMGSVFEELHTPVSVNAAIGTNLLQKGEENIGQFLYLEGIEYHMCNTYDVHFYASFALAMLFPKLELSIQRDYAAAVMMHDPSKRKLLDDGMSATRNVLGALPHDIGMDDPWFEVNYYCLYNTDRWKDLNPKFVLQVYRDFVATGDKKFVEAVWPSVYMAIAFMDQFDKDGDGMIENDGFPDQTYDVWSVSGVSAYCGGLWVAALQAASALAREVGDKGSEDYFWFKFQKAKEVYQKLWNGSYFNYDNSGSAVSSSIQADQLAGQWYARACGLLPIVDEEKAKTALETVFNFNVMKVKDGRRGAVNGMRPSGEPDSSSLQSREIWSGVTYAVAAAMIHEDMADTGFKTAAGVYETVWSEDGFGYAFQTPEGWNTEGRYRALGYMRPLAIWAMQWALNPPKIPKQEVKPKLEADSLSRQHAGFQAVARLLKLPKEKDARSVFQVLFDYTCKRITG, via the exons ATGTTGATTAATGGATCTAACAAAGGAGAAGGAGAATGTTGTAAGGATCGCGAG GTCACGGTTGACCCAGCGAAACTTCCATCTTTGACTTGGCAGCGCAAGTTAAACTGTGATGATATTTCCCTTTCAGAATTCAATCTTAAGCTGAAAGAAATGGTTACTCTG GCTCCATTAGGTTTCCGTCTATGGAAATATCTACAAGAAGAAAAAGCCAAAGGAAAG GATGCTCTGTTTATCAATCCTTTCATAAAAAGGGTCTACTCATCATGCCAAGGAGTTCCTATTGGTGGTATGGG TGCAGGAAGCATAGGAAGAAGTTTCAAAGGAGAATTTTTGCGCTGGCAAATATTTCCTAGGATATGTGAAGATAAACCAGTTCTAGCAAACCAATTTTCT ATATTTGTTACACGTCCAAATGGTGAAAAATATTCTACTGTGTTATGCCCGAGAACTCCAAA TGATTCTTCAGCTTCTGGAATAGGATCTTGGGACTGGAATTTGGGTGGCCAAAATTCTACATATCATGGTCTTTATCCAAGAGCGTGGACTGTATACAATG GGGAACCTGATCCAGCACTCAGGATAGTATGCCGTCAGATCTCTCCTTTTATCCCCCACAACTACAAAGAGAGCAGCTTACCTACATCAGTCTTTACATTCACA CTGCATAACTTGGGAAATACTTCTGCAGATGTCACTTTGCTTTTCACCTGGGCA AATTCTGCTGGTGGAGATTCTGGAATTTCTGGCCATCATTTCAATTCAAAGTTTAG AACGGAAGATGGAGTCCAAGGCGTACTCTTGCACCACAT GACTTCCAAAGAACTTCCTTCTGTGACTTTTGCAATTGCAGCAGAGGAAAATGATGCAGTTCACGTCTCTGAGTGTCCTTTCTTTGTGATATCTGGTGACTCCCAGGGTATTACAGCAAAAGACATGTGGAATGAAGTTAAAAAG CATGGATCCTTTGACCACCTTCAATCTGAGGAAAAGTCAATGCCTTCTGAACCGGGATCACTTGTTGGAGCGGCAGTTGCAGCTTCACTAACTATTCCAGCAGATGATGTAAGAAGTGCAACATTCTCATTGGCATGGGCCTGCCCTGAAATTAATTTTGGAGGTGGTAAAACTTATCAGAG GCGCTACACTAAGTTTTATGGTACTACGGGTCATGCTGCTGCAAAAATTGCACATGATGCTATCCAAG AGCATACTCAGTGGGAGTCACAAATAGAAGAATGGCAAAAACCTATTATTGAAGACAAGAGGCTACCCGAATG GTACCCAATAACACTCTTCAATGAGCTCTATTATTTAAATGCAGGAGGGACAATTTGGACAG atggATTGCCACCAGTTCAAAGTGTATCAACAATTGGGAAAAGATTTTCCATTGAAAGATCTAGTTCGGATGTTGAGAGAAGTGCTCATTTAACCCATTCAGATGGCACTGCTGTTAGCATTCTTGAGAGGATGGGTTCGGTGTTTGAGGAACTTCATACTCCTGTCTCAGTAAATGCTGCTATCGGAACAAATCTTCTTCAGAAGGGAGAGGAAAATATTGGCCAGTTCCTCTACCTTGAAGGAATTGAATATCATATGTGTAACACATATGATGTTCATTTTTATGCATCGTTTGCTTTGGCCATGCTATTCCCAAAACttgaacttagcatacaacgaGACTATGCAGCTGCTGTGATGATGCATGATCCTAGTAAGAGAAAACTCTTGGATGATGGAATGTCAGCGACAAGGAATGTTCTTGGCGCTCTTCCTCATGATATTGGAATGGATGATCCATGGTTTGAAGTAAATTACTATTGCCTGTATAACACAGATAGGTGGAAAGATTTGAACCCAAAATTTGTTCTTCAAGTTTACAGGGATTTTGTTGCGACAGGTGACAAAAAGTTTGTTGAAGCTGTTTGGCCGTCTGTGTATATGGCAATAGCTTTCATGGACCAATTTGATAAGGATGGGGATGGGATGATCGAAAATGATGGATTTCCTGATCAGACATATGATGTATGGTCTGTCTCTGGTGTGAGTGCTTACTGTGGTGGCCTATGGGTGGCAGCTTTGCAGGCTGCATCAGCCCTAGCTCGAGAAGTAGGTGACAAGGGTTCTGAAGACTACTTTTGGTTTAAGTTTCAAAAAGCAAAGGAAGTTTATCAAAAATTGTGGAATGGTTCTTACTTCAACTATGATAATAGTGGCAGTGCCGTAAGCTCATCGATTCAAGCTGATCAATTGGCTGGCCAATG GTATGCTCGAGCATGTGGTCTTCTACCAAttgttgatgaagaaaaagCTAAAACCGCACTTGAGACAGTGTTCAATTTCAATGTCATGAAGGTCAAGGATGGGAGGCGTGGAGCAGTGAATGGAATGCGGCCCAGTGGGGAACCTGACTCATCTAGTTTGCAATCAAGGGAGATATGGTCTGGAGTTACATATGCTGTAGCTGCAGCCATGATTCATGAAGACATGGCAGATACCGGATTTAAAACTGCAGCTGGAGTCTATGAAACTGTTTGGTCTGAAGATGGCTTTGG CTATGCTTTTCAGACCCCAGAAGGTTGGAACACAGAAGGCCGATATAGAGCTCTGGGTTACATGCGTCCTTTGGCAATCTGGGCTATGCAGTGGGCATTAAACCCACCTAAGATTCCCAAGCAAGAGGTGAAGCCAAAACTGGAGGCAGATTCATTGTCTAGGCAACATGCTGGTTTTCAAGCGGTAGCTCGTCTTCTAAAGCTGCCCAAAGAGAAAGATGCTAGAAGTGTTTTTCAGGTCCTTTTCGATTACACCTGTAAAAGAATAACAGGCTAA